Proteins co-encoded in one Christiangramia fulva genomic window:
- the hemH gene encoding ferrochelatase, whose protein sequence is MSKGVLLVNLGSPDSTDPKDVKKYLGEFLMDERVIDVPYWARTLLVKGIILNTRPKKSAEAYKKIWWDEGSPLIVLSERLQSKIDDITAVPIALAMRYGSPGIYEGLKELHDKGVDEVLLFPLYPQFAMATTETILVLAEELRKKHFPEMNFTSVPAFYNHPDYIRTLGNSIAERLKNVEYEHLLFSYHGVPERHIRKSDVTNSHCKIDGSCCQTPSTAHQFCYRHQCFETTRLTAEYLGLKPNTYSVSFQSRLGFDPWLKPYTDRTIERLGNQGMKKLAIVTPAFVSDCLETLEEIAMEGEEIFHEVGGEKFTVVPCLNDRDDWVKVLARWIDEWAHQTPIQS, encoded by the coding sequence ATGAGTAAAGGCGTATTGCTGGTAAACCTTGGATCTCCTGACAGTACCGATCCGAAGGATGTAAAAAAATATCTCGGTGAATTTTTAATGGATGAACGCGTGATCGATGTGCCGTATTGGGCGCGGACATTGCTGGTAAAAGGAATTATACTGAATACGCGTCCGAAGAAATCAGCAGAAGCTTATAAAAAGATCTGGTGGGATGAAGGTTCCCCGCTTATTGTTCTTTCGGAAAGATTACAGTCTAAAATCGATGATATCACTGCGGTGCCGATCGCTTTGGCGATGAGGTACGGATCGCCGGGAATATATGAAGGGCTCAAAGAATTACACGATAAAGGAGTTGATGAGGTGCTGCTTTTTCCGCTTTATCCGCAATTCGCGATGGCCACCACCGAAACAATCCTCGTGCTGGCAGAAGAGCTTCGAAAAAAGCATTTCCCTGAAATGAACTTTACCTCGGTACCTGCTTTTTATAATCATCCGGACTACATCCGAACACTGGGAAACAGCATTGCTGAAAGGCTGAAAAATGTAGAATATGAACATCTTCTTTTTTCTTATCATGGCGTTCCCGAAAGGCATATTCGCAAAAGTGATGTGACCAACTCGCACTGTAAAATTGACGGTAGTTGCTGCCAGACGCCTTCCACGGCGCACCAGTTCTGCTATCGTCACCAGTGTTTTGAAACCACCCGGCTTACCGCTGAATATCTTGGACTGAAACCCAATACCTACAGCGTTTCTTTTCAGTCCCGGCTGGGATTTGATCCGTGGTTGAAACCTTATACCGATCGTACTATCGAAAGACTGGGAAACCAGGGAATGAAAAAACTAGCTATTGTGACTCCCGCTTTTGTTTCAGATTGTCTCGAAACCCTTGAGGAAATTGCCATGGAGGGAGAAGAGATCTTCCATGAGGTTGGCGGAGAAAAATTCACAGTCGTTCCCTGTTTGAATGATCGTGATGATTGGGTAAAAGTGCTGGCGAGGTGGATTGATGAATGGGCACACCAAACTCCGATCCAATCCTGA
- a CDS encoding MATE family efflux transporter, which translates to MARKNSTDLGEKPISKLLIQQAVPASIGILVMSLNILIDTIFVGNWIGAIAIAAINVVLPVSFFIAALGMAIGTGGSSIISRALGADDKPKALKTFGNQITLTLLLTVGLVIPGLYFMDFLIPAFGGKGDIFEPAKVYYTIVLYGVPFLALCMMGNTVIRAEGKPRYAMIAMIIPSVGNLILDYIFINRMDLGMAGAAWATTASYMLCFGYVFWFFLSDKSELKISKTHFRMDFPILKEIGSLGGVTLSRQAVVSLTYLLMNNILFNLGGEDSVAVYAIIGRMLMFALFPVLGVTQGFLPIAGFNYGAQNYDRVRKSINTAILYSSALGLLIFLGIMFFADDIVYIFTQNANVVKETPPAMRWVFAATPIIALQLIGAAYFQAIGKAIPAFLLTLSRQGFIFIPLILILPVYFGETGVWASFPVADLLSTIITGYFLNREIVKTLR; encoded by the coding sequence ATGGCTCGTAAAAATTCAACAGACCTGGGTGAAAAACCCATCAGTAAACTGTTAATTCAGCAAGCGGTTCCGGCTTCGATAGGTATCCTTGTGATGTCCCTTAACATTCTAATCGACACTATTTTTGTTGGAAACTGGATTGGCGCCATTGCCATTGCAGCCATCAACGTGGTTTTGCCCGTTTCGTTTTTTATTGCCGCTTTGGGAATGGCTATCGGTACCGGTGGCTCTTCAATAATTTCCCGCGCTCTTGGGGCAGATGACAAACCCAAAGCATTGAAGACATTCGGAAATCAAATAACATTGACCTTACTGCTTACCGTAGGCCTGGTAATTCCCGGACTGTATTTTATGGATTTCCTGATCCCCGCTTTTGGAGGAAAGGGAGATATCTTTGAGCCTGCGAAAGTCTATTATACCATTGTTTTATACGGGGTGCCGTTCCTGGCGCTCTGCATGATGGGGAATACAGTGATCAGGGCAGAAGGAAAACCGCGATACGCGATGATCGCCATGATCATACCATCGGTTGGAAATCTTATTCTCGATTATATCTTCATCAACAGGATGGATCTGGGAATGGCTGGAGCGGCCTGGGCTACAACCGCTTCTTATATGCTCTGTTTTGGATATGTTTTCTGGTTTTTCCTTTCAGATAAATCTGAATTGAAGATTTCGAAAACTCATTTCCGGATGGATTTTCCAATTCTGAAGGAAATAGGGTCCCTGGGGGGAGTGACTTTATCCAGGCAGGCGGTGGTGAGCCTTACCTATTTGTTGATGAACAATATCCTTTTCAACCTCGGGGGAGAAGATTCGGTGGCGGTTTATGCCATTATCGGCAGGATGCTCATGTTTGCTTTGTTTCCCGTGCTGGGAGTTACCCAGGGATTCTTGCCTATTGCGGGTTTCAATTACGGAGCACAGAATTACGACCGGGTACGAAAATCGATAAATACGGCAATTTTGTATTCCAGTGCTCTCGGCCTTTTGATCTTCCTTGGGATCATGTTTTTCGCCGATGATATTGTATACATTTTTACTCAAAATGCAAATGTGGTAAAAGAAACCCCACCGGCTATGAGGTGGGTGTTTGCAGCAACGCCAATTATCGCGCTACAGCTTATTGGAGCGGCTTATTTTCAGGCGATTGGAAAAGCGATCCCTGCTTTCCTTCTAACCTTATCCAGGCAGGGATTTATTTTTATTCCGCTTATACTCATTCTGCCTGTTTATTTTGGAGAAACCGGCGTCTGGGCTTCTTTTCCGGTAGCCGATTTACTGTCAACTATAATCACAGGGTATTTTCTGAACCGGGAAATTGTAAAAACACTCCGCTAG
- a CDS encoding WD40/YVTN/BNR-like repeat-containing protein, whose product MINKLFRSGLFVCLIFLISSNDLLAQNFDKKLYDALDYRLIGPFRGGRSAAVTGVPGQPDLFYFGATGGGVWRTENGGETWENISDGFFGGSIGSVEVAPSDHNVIYVGGGEGTIRGNVSSGNGVWKTVDAGKTWKHMGLEKSRHIPRMVVDPNDFNTVYAAVLGNIYKPTEERGVYKSTDGGKTWKKTLFANENAGAVDLVMDPKNPRILYASTWNIQRTPYSLSSGGPGSALWKSTDSGENWKEISKNKGFPTDTLGIIGVTVSPVNSERVWAIVENKDKGGVYRSDDGGDTWEYVNDDRSLRQRAWYYSKIYADTKDENTVYVMNVSYHKSTDGGKTFTSHNAPHGDHHDLWIAPEDPNRMIIADDGGAQVTYDGGKTWSTYYNQPTAQFYRLTTDNAFPYRIYSAQQDNSTIRIPYRTEGRSIGEDDWEETAGGESAHIAVDPENPEIVYGGSYDGFLTRFNHEKNTVRSVSVWPDNPMGHGAEDMKYRFQWNFPIFFSPNDPDKLYTASNHLHMSTNEGQSWKVISPDLTRNDPSKLKSSGGPITQDNTSVEYYGTIFAAAESPVTPGLLWTGSDDGLVHVSKDGGKNWENVTPKNLPKWAMINSVEPSHFDPGTAYIAATTYKLGDFAPYLFKTTNYGKSWKKITDGIEAEDFTRVVREDPKQKELLYAGTENGMYISFDDGANWRHFQLNLPIVPVTDLKIKNNDLIVATQGRSIWIIDDLTLLHQLYNTENKGNILFKPEDAYRMGGSSKKGSLTAGTNHPAGVMTYFYVEDPKDKTIKLSYLNAKNDTIQTFSTDSEKNKLEVKQGANLQTWDLRGKGAKVLDGMILWWASTDAPQAVPGEYKVVLQVGDEVQTKNFKVLADPNAETDIAGMQRQFDFISDVNNTVDKAHKSIQKMRDLEKQLSTFEKRYKGDEKVKPLVEKAQMLSDSISEIENALYQTKNRSNQDPLNFPIKLTNKLAHLNSLVGMDDFPPTEQDIQVKNELTKKVNSQLEKFDQLLSDQVKEFNKRFNEMDLNYLFVEAED is encoded by the coding sequence ATGATAAATAAGTTATTTCGTTCAGGCCTTTTCGTATGCCTGATTTTTTTAATTTCTTCTAATGATCTTTTAGCCCAAAATTTTGACAAAAAACTTTATGATGCGCTCGATTATCGGTTAATCGGACCTTTTCGTGGAGGCCGAAGCGCTGCAGTAACAGGAGTTCCCGGTCAGCCAGATTTGTTTTACTTTGGTGCAACAGGCGGCGGGGTTTGGCGTACTGAAAATGGAGGCGAAACCTGGGAAAATATCTCCGATGGCTTCTTCGGAGGCTCGATAGGTTCTGTGGAAGTGGCTCCGAGCGATCATAATGTGATCTATGTGGGCGGAGGTGAAGGTACCATCCGCGGAAATGTTTCTTCCGGAAATGGCGTCTGGAAAACTGTCGATGCCGGTAAGACCTGGAAGCATATGGGGCTTGAAAAGAGTCGGCATATTCCCAGAATGGTGGTGGATCCCAATGATTTTAATACCGTCTACGCTGCAGTGTTAGGAAATATCTATAAGCCCACCGAAGAAAGAGGCGTGTATAAATCTACTGACGGAGGTAAAACCTGGAAAAAGACGCTTTTTGCCAATGAGAATGCTGGAGCTGTCGATTTGGTAATGGATCCTAAAAATCCACGAATTCTTTATGCTTCTACCTGGAATATTCAGCGTACGCCTTACAGCCTGAGCAGTGGCGGACCAGGTTCGGCTTTATGGAAGAGTACCGATAGTGGCGAAAACTGGAAAGAGATTTCAAAAAATAAAGGTTTTCCAACGGATACTCTGGGAATTATTGGGGTAACCGTTTCACCCGTCAATAGTGAACGCGTTTGGGCAATTGTGGAAAATAAAGATAAAGGCGGCGTTTACCGAAGTGATGACGGCGGCGATACCTGGGAATATGTGAATGATGATCGCTCTTTGAGACAAAGGGCCTGGTATTATTCGAAAATATATGCCGATACCAAAGATGAGAATACGGTTTACGTGATGAACGTAAGCTATCATAAAAGTACCGATGGCGGAAAAACTTTTACCAGTCATAATGCACCCCATGGTGATCACCACGATCTATGGATCGCTCCCGAAGATCCTAACCGCATGATCATTGCTGATGATGGCGGGGCGCAGGTAACTTACGACGGCGGAAAAACGTGGAGTACCTATTACAATCAGCCTACGGCGCAGTTTTACAGACTAACTACAGATAATGCTTTTCCTTATCGAATTTATTCTGCCCAGCAGGATAATTCAACCATCCGAATTCCATATAGAACCGAAGGCCGCTCTATTGGCGAAGACGACTGGGAAGAAACCGCGGGGGGAGAAAGCGCGCATATCGCGGTAGATCCTGAAAATCCCGAAATTGTTTATGGCGGAAGTTATGATGGCTTCCTAACCCGCTTCAATCATGAAAAAAATACCGTACGAAGCGTGAGCGTTTGGCCTGATAATCCGATGGGGCATGGAGCCGAGGACATGAAATACCGTTTTCAGTGGAATTTCCCTATCTTCTTTTCACCCAATGATCCAGATAAATTATATACAGCTTCCAATCATTTACACATGAGTACCAACGAAGGACAAAGCTGGAAGGTTATAAGTCCTGATCTTACCCGGAACGATCCTTCAAAACTGAAATCCTCCGGTGGCCCAATTACTCAGGATAACACTTCCGTGGAATACTACGGAACCATTTTCGCGGCTGCTGAATCTCCTGTGACTCCAGGATTGCTGTGGACCGGAAGTGATGATGGTCTTGTTCACGTCTCCAAAGATGGAGGCAAAAACTGGGAAAATGTCACTCCTAAAAATCTGCCTAAATGGGCGATGATCAATAGCGTGGAGCCTTCTCATTTCGATCCCGGAACTGCTTATATTGCCGCAACAACTTATAAATTAGGTGATTTTGCACCCTATCTTTTCAAAACAACCAATTACGGCAAGTCCTGGAAAAAGATCACTGATGGAATAGAAGCTGAAGATTTTACCCGCGTAGTAAGAGAAGATCCCAAACAAAAAGAACTTCTGTATGCGGGAACTGAAAACGGCATGTATATTTCTTTTGATGATGGTGCCAACTGGAGGCATTTTCAGTTAAACCTTCCCATTGTTCCCGTTACCGATTTAAAGATCAAAAATAACGATCTTATCGTTGCCACACAGGGAAGGAGTATCTGGATCATCGATGATCTTACGTTGTTGCATCAGTTATATAACACAGAAAATAAGGGGAATATTCTATTTAAACCTGAAGATGCATACCGAATGGGAGGAAGTTCCAAAAAAGGATCATTAACGGCCGGCACCAATCATCCTGCGGGAGTAATGACCTATTTTTATGTTGAAGATCCAAAAGACAAGACGATAAAGTTGAGTTATCTCAATGCTAAAAATGATACTATCCAAACTTTCAGTACCGATAGCGAAAAAAATAAACTGGAGGTAAAACAGGGTGCAAATTTGCAAACCTGGGATTTAAGAGGAAAAGGCGCTAAGGTGCTTGACGGAATGATTCTCTGGTGGGCGAGTACCGATGCTCCACAGGCAGTACCCGGTGAATATAAAGTTGTTTTGCAGGTTGGCGATGAGGTGCAAACCAAAAATTTTAAAGTTCTGGCCGATCCTAATGCCGAAACCGATATTGCCGGAATGCAAAGGCAATTCGATTTTATTTCAGATGTAAATAATACGGTTGATAAAGCCCATAAATCAATTCAGAAAATGAGGGACCTGGAAAAACAGCTTTCGACTTTTGAAAAAAGGTACAAGGGCGACGAAAAGGTAAAACCCCTGGTTGAAAAAGCGCAGATGTTAAGCGATTCAATTTCTGAAATTGAGAACGCACTTTACCAGACCAAAAACCGAAGCAATCAGGATCCGCTTAATTTTCCTATAAAATTGACCAATAAACTGGCACATTTGAATAGTCTCGTTGGAATGGACGATTTTCCGCCAACCGAGCAGGATATTCAAGTTAAAAATGAACTGACCAAAAAGGTTAATTCGCAACTTGAGAAGTTTGACCAGCTGCTTTCCGATCAGGTAAAAGAATTCAATAAACGCTTTAACGAAATGGACCTGAACTATCTTTTTGTAGAAGCTGAAGATTAA
- a CDS encoding CopD family protein, with the protein MEYYNYIKALHLIFVITWFAGLFYIPRLFIYHIEAAQKEEPEKSILINQFKLMTKRLWLIITWPSAILATLFAVILLIMMPSWLQQGWMNVKLFFVLLLFAYHIKSHFIYKELQNDIVKWSSHQMRIWNEGSTLILFSVIFLVIVRNAINWIYGVLGIFLLAILLMLGIRLYKRIRSKNPNA; encoded by the coding sequence ATGGAATATTACAATTACATAAAAGCCCTGCATCTAATCTTTGTGATAACCTGGTTTGCGGGGCTTTTTTATATCCCGAGACTGTTCATTTATCATATCGAAGCCGCTCAAAAGGAAGAACCCGAAAAGAGTATCTTGATCAATCAGTTTAAACTGATGACCAAACGGCTCTGGCTCATCATTACCTGGCCTTCAGCAATTTTGGCCACGCTTTTTGCCGTAATTCTGCTTATTATGATGCCTTCCTGGCTGCAGCAGGGCTGGATGAACGTAAAATTGTTCTTCGTATTGCTGCTTTTTGCCTACCATATCAAATCTCATTTTATTTATAAAGAGCTACAGAATGATATTGTGAAATGGTCTTCGCACCAAATGCGCATCTGGAATGAAGGCTCCACGCTAATCCTTTTTTCGGTGATCTTTTTGGTGATCGTTCGCAACGCGATCAACTGGATCTACGGGGTTTTAGGTATTTTTCTCCTGGCAATTTTGCTTATGCTGGGCATCAGGCTCTATAAAAGAATCAGATCAAAAAACCCGAATGCCTGA
- a CDS encoding sensor histidine kinase has product MKMLKLSLRTRIFISMILLVLGASILIFGVTVYQYKEEAESYHRERLERKEEAIRENIKIILANTSYLVNTENIGNILRDRKQIYDLAAIHEMQIYIYDLNGNLIIKSDESFFRDTANAKLNDKILKELSASPEKHLLKKTEINGQKYQSSYSYITDEKFKPLAILYLPYVQDDSLLNRDLHNFLVKMGEVYLFMLLLAIILSFFLSKYITKSLKIISEKINQTRLDKRNQKIEIGNATEEIYSLVSAYNSMIDELEESAVKLATGEREQAWREMAKQVAHEIKNPLTPMRLSVQSFLRNFDKNDPEIDQKVKEYSNTLINQIDTMSSIASAFSNFAKMPAQQSETLNVPKIVKLALDIFNEPYIEFKCDKEEILARFDRTQLIRVITNLVKNAIQALNETENPHIVISVEEEDEMVCVSVCDNGSGISEENKEKVFEPKFTTKSSGMGLGLAMVKNIVETYNGTICFVSKQNKGTIFKVRFPK; this is encoded by the coding sequence ATGAAAATGCTGAAACTCTCTTTACGAACGCGGATATTTATTTCCATGATACTTTTGGTCCTGGGAGCTTCTATCCTAATTTTTGGAGTGACGGTTTATCAGTATAAAGAAGAGGCGGAAAGTTATCACCGTGAACGGCTGGAGCGCAAAGAGGAAGCGATTCGCGAAAATATCAAGATCATTCTCGCCAATACTTCTTACCTCGTAAACACCGAAAATATTGGTAATATTTTGCGTGACCGAAAGCAGATCTACGATCTCGCCGCGATCCACGAAATGCAGATCTATATTTACGATCTCAACGGAAATCTCATCATTAAATCTGATGAATCTTTCTTTCGCGATACTGCCAATGCGAAGCTGAATGATAAAATTCTGAAGGAACTCAGTGCTTCTCCTGAAAAACATCTGCTTAAAAAAACTGAGATCAACGGTCAAAAATACCAGTCTTCCTATTCCTACATAACCGACGAAAAATTCAAACCGCTGGCAATTCTATATCTGCCCTATGTTCAGGACGATTCTCTTTTGAATCGTGACCTTCATAATTTCCTGGTGAAAATGGGAGAAGTATATCTTTTTATGCTTCTGCTGGCGATTATTTTGTCATTTTTCCTTTCAAAATATATCACCAAATCGCTGAAGATAATTTCTGAAAAGATCAACCAAACCAGGCTGGATAAGCGCAATCAAAAGATCGAGATCGGGAATGCCACTGAGGAGATCTACTCACTAGTTTCGGCCTATAACAGTATGATCGATGAGCTGGAAGAAAGCGCGGTAAAACTGGCTACCGGTGAGCGCGAACAGGCATGGCGCGAAATGGCAAAACAGGTGGCGCACGAGATCAAGAATCCGTTGACACCGATGAGGTTGAGCGTCCAGAGTTTTCTTCGGAATTTTGACAAAAACGATCCGGAAATAGATCAGAAAGTGAAGGAATATTCAAATACGCTCATTAACCAGATCGATACGATGAGCTCGATAGCTTCGGCCTTTTCAAATTTTGCCAAGATGCCGGCACAGCAAAGCGAAACGCTGAATGTTCCTAAAATCGTAAAACTGGCGCTCGACATCTTCAATGAACCTTATATCGAATTCAAATGTGATAAAGAGGAGATCCTGGCCAGATTTGATCGAACGCAGCTGATTCGCGTGATCACCAATCTGGTGAAAAATGCCATTCAGGCGCTTAATGAAACTGAAAATCCGCATATTGTAATTTCTGTGGAAGAGGAAGATGAAATGGTATGTGTTTCGGTATGCGATAATGGTTCAGGGATTTCCGAAGAAAATAAAGAGAAGGTTTTTGAGCCCAAATTCACCACAAAATCGAGCGGAATGGGCCTCGGACTTGCGATGGTAAAAAATATCGTGGAGACCTATAACGGAACCATCTGTTTTGTGTCTAAACAAAATAAAGGCACTATCTTTAAAGTTAGATTTCCAAAATAA
- a CDS encoding enoyl-CoA hydratase/isomerase family protein gives MSYQNIQTEIDENILTITINRPKKLNALNRETIQELHEAFKEAKADEEVKVVILTGSGEKAFVAGADISEFADFSPKEGKRLSAEGQEKLFNYVANFPKPVIAAVNGFALGGGLELAMAAHFRIASENAKMGLPETSLGVIPGYGGTQRLPQLVGKGRAMEMIMTAGMIDSSQALQYNLVNHVTEPDELLEFAENMARKIMKNSMVAIKGAIRAINANYEAGRNGFETEIEEFGRAFGTEDFKEGTSAFLNKRKADFPGK, from the coding sequence ATGAGCTACCAGAATATTCAAACTGAAATTGACGAAAATATTTTAACGATCACGATTAACAGGCCCAAGAAACTCAATGCTCTCAACCGTGAAACTATTCAGGAATTGCATGAGGCCTTTAAAGAGGCGAAAGCTGATGAAGAGGTGAAGGTTGTTATTCTTACCGGTAGCGGGGAAAAAGCTTTTGTAGCCGGTGCAGATATTAGTGAATTCGCCGATTTTTCTCCTAAAGAAGGAAAAAGACTTTCGGCTGAAGGACAGGAAAAACTCTTCAATTATGTTGCCAATTTTCCGAAACCTGTTATAGCAGCCGTGAACGGATTTGCTCTTGGCGGGGGACTCGAACTGGCCATGGCGGCACATTTCAGAATTGCGAGCGAAAATGCGAAAATGGGGCTTCCCGAAACTTCTTTGGGAGTGATTCCGGGTTATGGTGGCACACAGCGGCTGCCACAGCTCGTAGGTAAAGGTCGTGCCATGGAAATGATCATGACCGCCGGAATGATCGATTCCAGCCAGGCTTTACAATACAATTTAGTAAATCACGTAACTGAACCTGATGAACTGCTGGAATTTGCAGAAAATATGGCGCGTAAGATCATGAAAAATTCTATGGTGGCTATTAAAGGGGCTATCAGGGCGATCAATGCCAATTATGAGGCCGGAAGAAACGGTTTTGAAACTGAAATTGAAGAATTTGGCCGTGCTTTTGGAACCGAAGATTTTAAGGAAGGAACTTCAGCCTTTCTAAACAAGCGAAAAGCAGATTTTCCAGGGAAATAA
- a CDS encoding PA0069 family radical SAM protein produces the protein MEKDFIKGRGAQQNVANKFLEHRHEMRDDFLNYCATEGDEAQENKTSIIETFPKTIINKVTSPDVGPGYSLNPYQGCEHGCIYCYARNSHEYWGYGAGLDFEQKILVKRNAVELLEAKLRSKSWKAETIMLSGNTDCYQPVEKKLEITRNLLKTFLKYRHPVGIITKNALVQRDLDILKELNEHRLVNVNISITSLQENTRRILEPRTASINRRLETVEKLSKEGIPVRVMMAPIIPSINSHEIMPLVKEISDRGALGVGYTIVRLNGAIGGIFTDWIKKAMPDRAERVLNQIAHVHGGSLNDSRFGTRMKGEGEFADQVAQQFKIARKLYLKDREISPLNCDLHEQFKDGQMKLF, from the coding sequence ATGGAGAAGGATTTTATTAAAGGAAGAGGAGCGCAGCAAAATGTGGCAAATAAATTCCTGGAACATCGCCATGAAATGCGCGATGATTTTTTGAATTACTGCGCGACAGAAGGAGATGAAGCCCAGGAAAACAAGACCAGCATCATTGAAACATTTCCAAAAACCATAATCAATAAAGTTACCAGTCCCGATGTGGGGCCGGGTTATAGTTTGAATCCCTATCAGGGTTGTGAGCATGGCTGCATTTATTGTTATGCCAGAAATTCTCATGAATACTGGGGCTATGGCGCCGGACTCGATTTTGAACAGAAAATTCTGGTAAAAAGAAATGCGGTAGAACTGCTTGAAGCCAAACTGAGAAGCAAAAGCTGGAAAGCCGAAACGATCATGCTTTCGGGAAATACCGATTGCTATCAGCCAGTCGAGAAGAAGCTGGAAATAACACGGAATCTTTTAAAGACCTTTCTAAAATATAGGCATCCGGTGGGAATAATCACCAAAAATGCCCTGGTACAACGCGATCTTGATATCCTGAAAGAATTAAATGAACACAGGCTCGTGAATGTGAATATTTCAATAACGTCCCTACAGGAGAATACCAGGAGAATTCTGGAACCACGAACGGCCAGTATCAATAGAAGACTGGAAACGGTAGAGAAACTTTCGAAAGAAGGTATTCCGGTAAGGGTGATGATGGCTCCTATTATTCCTTCCATCAACAGTCATGAAATTATGCCTTTGGTAAAAGAAATTTCCGATCGTGGAGCTTTGGGTGTAGGCTATACCATCGTGAGATTAAACGGAGCTATTGGAGGAATTTTTACCGATTGGATCAAAAAAGCAATGCCAGACAGAGCTGAAAGGGTACTAAATCAAATCGCTCATGTTCACGGCGGAAGTTTAAATGACAGTCGTTTTGGAACCCGCATGAAGGGAGAAGGTGAATTCGCCGACCAGGTGGCACAGCAGTTTAAAATTGCCAGAAAACTTTATTTAAAAGACCGCGAAATTTCGCCCTTGAATTGCGATCTACACGAGCAGTTTAAAGACGGACAAATGAAACTTTTTTAA
- a CDS encoding HD domain-containing protein: protein MNKDLLISQTIDFVKETLKNAEGGHDWFHIERVLNNARHIAKGENADMLVVELGALLHDIADSKFHNGDESVGPEMAREFLKSREVPDAIINHVIKIIENISFKGGNVERDFTSVELDIVQDADRLDAIGAIGIARTFNYGGFKGRALYDPEIEPNLNMSKEEYKASTAPTINHFYEKLLLLKDRMNTATGRRIAADRHAFMKRFLDQFYSEWNGEA from the coding sequence ATGAATAAAGACCTGCTTATTTCCCAAACCATTGATTTTGTAAAAGAAACGCTCAAAAATGCCGAAGGCGGACATGACTGGTTTCATATTGAAAGGGTTTTGAATAATGCACGGCATATTGCGAAAGGTGAAAACGCCGATATGCTGGTGGTGGAATTGGGAGCTCTGCTGCACGATATAGCCGATTCCAAATTTCATAACGGGGATGAAAGCGTTGGTCCGGAAATGGCCCGTGAATTCCTGAAATCTCGCGAAGTTCCCGATGCGATTATCAATCATGTAATCAAGATCATCGAGAATATTTCCTTTAAAGGTGGAAATGTGGAAAGGGATTTTACTTCCGTCGAACTCGATATAGTCCAGGATGCCGATCGGCTTGACGCCATTGGCGCCATTGGGATTGCGAGGACTTTTAATTACGGCGGATTTAAAGGAAGAGCCCTTTACGATCCTGAGATCGAGCCCAACCTTAACATGAGCAAGGAAGAATATAAAGCTTCCACAGCCCCTACCATCAACCACTTTTATGAAAAATTGCTGCTTCTAAAAGACCGGATGAATACCGCAACCGGGCGCCGAATCGCCGCAGATCGACATGCTTTTATGAAGCGTTTTCTTGATCAATTCTATTCCGAATGGAATGGCGAGGCTTAA
- a CDS encoding lysophospholipid acyltransferase family protein, whose translation MKKILSYFLSVVFYFFFGITLLVFHPIQWVSLKLGGYEAHKKSVDIFNFFLLRCLNLLGTTFTVENDFDIPADKTCIFVANHQGMYDIPPIIWYFRKHHPKFVSKKELGKGIPSISFNLRHGGSVLIDRKNRRESLLKMSKFADYLAKTKRSAVIFPEGTRSRTGQPKKFQVSGMMMLFKKLPDAVVVPITINNSWKLFKHGSFPIDPGVHIHLKTHKPIPVNSTDAESLVAEVERTIIADIR comes from the coding sequence ATGAAAAAAATACTCTCATACTTTTTATCGGTCGTCTTTTATTTTTTCTTCGGAATTACGCTTCTGGTTTTCCACCCTATCCAGTGGGTTTCCCTGAAACTTGGCGGTTATGAGGCTCATAAAAAAAGCGTGGATATCTTCAATTTTTTTCTTCTTCGTTGCCTGAATTTACTGGGAACAACCTTTACAGTAGAAAATGATTTCGATATTCCCGCTGATAAAACCTGCATTTTTGTGGCTAACCACCAGGGAATGTACGATATCCCGCCTATTATCTGGTATTTTAGAAAACATCACCCGAAGTTTGTAAGCAAAAAGGAACTGGGAAAAGGGATCCCGAGTATCAGTTTCAATTTAAGACATGGTGGTTCGGTTTTGATCGACCGTAAAAATCGCCGGGAATCTTTGCTGAAAATGAGCAAGTTTGCCGATTATCTTGCAAAAACAAAACGCTCTGCAGTAATTTTTCCCGAAGGCACCCGAAGCCGCACCGGGCAACCAAAGAAATTCCAGGTGAGCGGAATGATGATGCTTTTTAAAAAATTACCCGATGCCGTGGTGGTTCCCATAACCATCAATAACTCCTGGAAGCTTTTTAAACATGGAAGTTTCCCTATAGACCCCGGCGTTCATATTCATTTAAAAACTCATAAACCTATTCCGGTCAATTCTACCGATGCCGAAAGTCTTGTAGCCGAAGTGGAAAGAACGATAATAGCAGATATCCGATAA